In Acipenser ruthenus chromosome 15, fAciRut3.2 maternal haplotype, whole genome shotgun sequence, a genomic segment contains:
- the LOC117422304 gene encoding allograft inflammatory factor 1-like yields the protein MPSNQKLQGGKAFGLLKAQQRDRLEEINKEFLEDQKFSDEEDLAEKLDSFKSKYVEFDLNDQGEIDMMALKRMMEKLGVPKTHLEMKKMISEVTGGCSETISYRDFVKMMLGKRSAVLKLVMLFEDKANGSSLKPVGPPPKRDITSLP from the exons ATGCCTTCAAATCAGAAActacaag GTGGAAAAGCATTCGGACTCTTAAAAGCACAGCAACGGGACCGCTTAGAAGAAATCAACAAG GAGTTTCTTGAAGACCAGAAGTTTAGCGATGAAGAGGACCTTGCAGAAAAGCTGGACTCTTTTAAAA GCAAATATGTTGAATTTGACCTCAACGATCAAGGGGAGATTG ACATGATGGCCCTGAAGAGAATGATGGAGAAGCTGGGGGTCCCGAAAACCCACCTGGAAATGAAGAAGATGATCTCGGAGGTGACAGGAGGGTGCAGCGAGACCATCAGCTACCGGGACTTTGTGAAAATGATGCTGGGGAAACGATCTGCTGTCCTGAAACT agtaATGCTCTTCGAAGACAAGGCCAACGGAAGCAGTTTGAAGCCAGTCGGACCTCCTCCTAAGAGAGACATCACAAGCCTCCCCTAA